The genomic stretch tgttgctgctgctgctgctggcgcTGGCCTGGGGGCTTCTGCTTGTCCGCCGGCGCGGGGTGCCCCCGGGTCCCCGGCCTTGGCCACTGGTGGGGAACCTGGGCTTCGTGCTGCTGCCTGCGGCGCTCAAGAGGTGGAGATGGTCACTGCTGCCGCTGCAGCGCTGCGCCCCCAGGCCCCAGGCCCCCCAGCAGCCCAGCCCGCAGGTGTCCCTGGAGTATTTGTCCCGCCTGTACGGCCCCATCTTCAGCTTCTACCTGGGGCCCTACCTGGTGGTGGTCCTCAGCGACTTCCATAGCGTTCGAGAGGCGCTCGTGCAGCAAGCCGAGGTGTTCAGCGACCGGCCCCG from Gracilinanus agilis isolate LMUSP501 unplaced genomic scaffold, AgileGrace unplaced_scaffold41453, whole genome shotgun sequence encodes the following:
- the LOC123255228 gene encoding cytochrome P450 2U1-like translates to MSTAVGAQVPGPEGSPGSPRLLLESLGCALLLPPLLLLLLLALAWGLLLVRRRGVPPGPRPWPLVGNLGFVLLPAALKRWRWSLLPLQRCAPRPQAPQQPSPQVSLEYLSRLYGPIFSFYLGPYLVVVLSDFHSVREALVQQAEVFSDRPRVPLISVVTKEKGKPGRPGQELRAGEVEGRSPGHCPKWHAVPPQIWRQRTRLQFIPLLP